One window from the genome of Cervus elaphus chromosome 8, mCerEla1.1, whole genome shotgun sequence encodes:
- the FABP3 gene encoding fatty acid-binding protein, heart: MVDAFVGTWKLVDSKNFDDYMKSLGVGFATRQVANMTKPTTIIEVNGDTVIIKTQSTFKNTEISFKLGVEFDETTADDRKVKSIVTLDGGKLVHVQKWNGQETSLVREIVDGKLILTLTHGSAVCTRTYEKEA; the protein is encoded by the exons ATGGTGGACGCCTTCGTGGGTACCTGGAAGTTAGTGGACAGCAAGAATTTCGATGACTACATGAAGTCACTCG GTGTCGGTTTTGCTACCAGGCAGGTGGCCAATATGACCAAGCCTACCACAATCATCGAAGTGAATGGGGACACAGTCATCATAAAAACACAAAGCACCTTCAAGAACACAGAGATCAGCTTCAAGCTGGGAGTCGAGTTCGATGAGACCACGGCAGATGACAGGAAGGTCAAG TCCATCGTGACGCTGGATGGCGGCAAACTTGTCCACGTGcaaaagtggaatggacaagagACATCACTTGTGCGGGAAATAGTTGATGGGAAACTCATTCTG ACACTCACCCATGGCAGTGCAGTTTGCACTCGTACTTACGAGAAAGAGGCATGA